The following coding sequences lie in one Polynucleobacter necessarius genomic window:
- a CDS encoding ArnT family glycosyltransferase: protein MRASFSYRSVLLILLLSVFAYLYGLDSRFAPKNGDEYPYMHIVRMTADAGHWLPLQSEMDGIKNTKPPLIFWQGIVSTHWATDWTLANLRWPSVLYTALTAFFLFLAVSRFSGNRKTGILAALVWLSFFSTYRYGRPFLADPPEVFWVSLPFLALLYWGRAAFESKFFFPLLAGICFGLALFAKSFAYIVPASFALGLYFWRWRNWSVAQVAIRDLYKLVFVAVLSLGIFALWFALDPNPVAVWKEFVLGENAGKFAARQSSYLLDLVRGGDCIWLLILTTIANAGLFSFVLISCLMWCWRARRFFTIEETLLCLWIIAFLIVFSLPSQRSGRYLLPAMPAFAVLIAIYWDRLPLWGFRIVLLLQLVVLSLILWIGANLQLTQFIGDGDVWAYTYGHWILVAVSLSLVLLGLLRRDLTKIIALGACFLVYCTLNGSLAPLEAQLGRYSSETIAQLKNKDVWIPCDYRAKDEEYRLLLPGSNLHGYLAKDASNVNGLTAAYPLVAVHVPLGSQPVLCESCQIVGKRMEMKARHSNEEIQEMLLGHISKHLFVNEYLISTAAAKSDLFNTKDVCR, encoded by the coding sequence ATGAGAGCTTCATTTTCTTACCGTTCAGTCTTATTAATCCTGCTTTTAAGTGTATTTGCCTATCTCTATGGCTTAGATAGTCGATTTGCGCCTAAAAACGGTGATGAATACCCTTATATGCATATTGTGCGTATGACGGCTGATGCGGGTCATTGGTTGCCGCTTCAATCTGAAATGGATGGCATTAAAAATACAAAACCCCCACTGATTTTTTGGCAAGGTATTGTTAGTACTCATTGGGCGACTGACTGGACTCTGGCAAATTTGCGCTGGCCAAGTGTTTTGTACACCGCATTAACCGCATTCTTCTTATTTTTAGCCGTGAGTCGCTTTAGTGGAAATCGGAAAACTGGAATATTGGCCGCATTAGTCTGGCTTTCTTTCTTTTCTACTTATCGCTATGGTCGACCATTCTTAGCGGACCCTCCCGAAGTGTTTTGGGTTTCCCTTCCTTTCTTGGCATTGTTGTACTGGGGTAGGGCAGCCTTTGAATCAAAATTCTTTTTTCCTTTGTTGGCGGGTATCTGTTTTGGCCTCGCCTTATTTGCAAAATCATTTGCCTATATTGTTCCTGCCTCGTTTGCTTTGGGTCTATATTTCTGGCGTTGGCGAAATTGGAGTGTCGCGCAAGTAGCTATTCGAGATCTGTATAAGTTGGTTTTTGTTGCCGTGCTCTCCTTAGGTATTTTTGCTCTATGGTTTGCCTTGGATCCAAATCCCGTTGCAGTTTGGAAAGAGTTTGTGCTCGGGGAGAATGCTGGCAAGTTTGCTGCTAGGCAGTCTAGCTATTTACTGGATTTAGTACGCGGTGGTGACTGTATTTGGCTATTGATTCTCACAACGATTGCTAATGCTGGTTTATTTAGTTTTGTCCTGATTTCTTGTTTGATGTGGTGCTGGCGAGCACGTCGCTTCTTTACTATAGAAGAGACGCTCTTATGTCTTTGGATCATTGCATTTTTGATAGTGTTTAGTTTGCCAAGTCAACGTTCAGGTCGCTACCTTCTCCCGGCGATGCCTGCATTTGCAGTGCTGATTGCTATCTATTGGGACAGACTGCCATTGTGGGGTTTCCGAATTGTTTTGTTGCTGCAGTTGGTGGTGCTTTCATTGATTCTGTGGATAGGAGCCAATCTACAACTCACTCAGTTTATTGGTGATGGGGATGTATGGGCATATACATATGGCCATTGGATTCTTGTGGCGGTGAGTTTGTCGCTAGTATTACTTGGGCTGTTGAGGCGTGACCTCACAAAGATCATTGCTTTGGGGGCCTGTTTTCTGGTTTATTGCACTTTAAATGGTAGTCTTGCTCCCTTGGAGGCGCAGTTGGGTCGTTATTCTTCAGAAACCATCGCTCAGTTAAAAAATAAAGACGTATGGATACCCTGTGACTATCGAGCTAAAGATGAAGAATATCGTTTGTTATTGCCAGGAAGCAATCTTCATGGTTATTTGGCAAAAGATGCTAGCAATGTTAATGGCTTGACTGCTGCCTATCCTTTGGTGGCAGTGCATGTGCCCCTCGGCTCTCAGCCAGTACTCTGTGAATCTTGTCAGATTGTTGGCAAAAGAATGGAGATGAAGGCGCGGCATTCCAATGAAGAAATTCAGGAGATGTTGTTAGGGCATATCAGCAAGCACCTATTCGTCAATGAATACCTGATTTCAACCGCTGCTGCTAAGTCAGATTTATTTAATACTAAGGATGTTTGTAGATGA
- a CDS encoding sialidase family protein, with product MSRVIAICFLFLAAVIGFLHIDSRPVWAPFAIASVEQVDDGAIDDVTPKNKSAMKVNVPASQSNWLPDTGAPSVHAASLTALKDGAVRAFWFAGSREGAADVAIYSSVYDTRSGNWSAPTVVMDRISAEKGLSRYIAKLGNPVPSRLADGRLQLFFVTVSIGGWAGSSISVVTSNDEGLTWSKPQRLISSPLLNLSTLVKSPPIQFNDGLLGIPAYHEWIGRFGEFLRVDAGQVIDKRRMSSGRSAIQPLVFVNDAQDASAYFRQTRSSGLPKQIPVSITQNSGQAWLQAPDLTIANPNSAIAGLVLNSGARILVLNNIEIGRYRLALMMNDGKSEQWRTIELLEDDEAAPEIQRKEFSYPYLLSVDGGGVHLVCTWDRKKIRHRYFSDAWLKQAYSKAFSVEAEASSKEVLQ from the coding sequence ATGAGCCGTGTGATTGCCATTTGTTTTTTGTTTCTTGCTGCGGTGATTGGCTTTTTGCACATTGATAGCCGTCCTGTTTGGGCGCCCTTTGCGATTGCGTCAGTAGAGCAAGTTGATGATGGCGCAATTGATGATGTGACGCCAAAGAATAAAAGCGCAATGAAAGTTAACGTACCCGCATCGCAATCAAATTGGTTGCCGGATACAGGCGCTCCTTCAGTTCATGCAGCATCATTGACCGCTTTAAAAGATGGTGCTGTCCGCGCATTTTGGTTTGCTGGTAGTCGCGAGGGTGCTGCGGATGTGGCGATTTATAGTTCTGTATATGACACTAGGTCTGGTAACTGGAGTGCGCCAACTGTTGTAATGGATCGTATTAGCGCCGAAAAAGGTCTTTCTCGCTATATCGCTAAACTGGGTAATCCCGTCCCTAGTCGATTAGCCGATGGAAGATTGCAATTATTCTTTGTGACAGTTTCTATTGGGGGGTGGGCTGGTAGTTCTATATCTGTAGTGACTTCTAATGATGAGGGTTTGACATGGAGCAAACCGCAGAGATTAATCAGTTCGCCATTATTAAATTTAAGTACTTTAGTGAAATCTCCCCCCATTCAATTCAATGATGGATTATTGGGAATACCTGCTTATCATGAGTGGATAGGGCGCTTTGGGGAATTCTTGAGGGTGGATGCTGGGCAGGTCATTGATAAACGTCGCATGAGCTCTGGGCGGAGTGCCATTCAGCCCTTGGTATTCGTGAATGATGCTCAAGATGCTAGCGCGTATTTTCGGCAAACTCGTAGTAGTGGGTTACCAAAACAAATTCCCGTCAGTATTACGCAAAACTCAGGTCAAGCATGGTTGCAGGCACCAGATTTAACTATCGCCAATCCCAACTCTGCTATCGCTGGTCTCGTATTAAATTCAGGTGCTCGCATCTTGGTATTAAATAATATTGAAATAGGGCGTTATCGATTAGCTTTGATGATGAACGATGGAAAATCTGAGCAATGGCGCACCATTGAGTTGCTTGAGGATGATGAGGCCGCCCCTGAAATCCAGCGTAAAGAATTCTCATACCCTTATTTGCTCTCTGTTGATGGCGGTGGAGTGCATTTGGTTTGCACCTGGGATCGTAAAAAGATTCGTCATCGTTATTTCTCAGATGCTTGGCTAAAGCAAGCCTATAGTAAAGCGTTTTCAGTTGAAGCAGAGGCATCTAGCAAGGAGGTGTTGCAATGA
- a CDS encoding HpcH/HpaI aldolase/citrate lyase family protein, whose translation MLIPKSESLDQINGATMILPNTAIIPMIETAVGLDKLKEIANSNQVIHLALGNLDLQADLGLVCDRQETELQTARYQIILASRLAQIAPPIDGVTPSTEDIERITDDAERAKRMGFGGKLCIHPKQVKIVSKAFTPTDEELAWAKPGH comes from the coding sequence TTGCTCATTCCAAAAAGTGAGTCTTTAGATCAAATTAATGGCGCAACGATGATCCTGCCTAATACAGCTATCATCCCCATGATTGAAACCGCAGTTGGTTTAGATAAATTAAAAGAAATTGCAAACTCCAATCAGGTCATTCACCTTGCTTTAGGAAATCTAGATCTACAAGCCGATCTAGGCTTGGTGTGCGATCGCCAAGAAACAGAATTACAAACAGCGCGTTATCAAATTATTTTAGCATCCCGCCTTGCCCAGATTGCCCCTCCTATTGACGGGGTTACACCTTCTACCGAAGACATTGAACGAATTACCGATGATGCTGAACGTGCAAAGCGCATGGGATTTGGTGGCAAACTCTGCATTCATCCAAAACAAGTCAAGATTGTCAGCAAAGCATTCACCCCGACTGATGAGGAGTTGGCTTGGGCAAAGCCGGGTCATTGA
- a CDS encoding aldolase/citrate lyase family protein produces the protein MNPLDPPLGFSTNFLFVPGTRPKRFIKALDSGVSGVVLDLEDAVAEEDKDLARSAIRNAWPSFTPEQKKRLTINQLTW, from the coding sequence ATGAACCCACTCGATCCACCTCTTGGCTTTAGCACCAACTTTTTATTCGTACCAGGTACCCGCCCGAAACGCTTTATCAAAGCCTTGGATAGCGGTGTTAGTGGGGTTGTCTTAGACCTAGAGGATGCGGTAGCTGAAGAAGACAAAGACCTTGCACGAAGCGCCATTCGCAATGCATGGCCTAGCTTTACCCCTGAACAAAAGAAGCGCTTAACCATCAACCAACTCACCTGGTAG
- a CDS encoding MmgE/PrpD family protein produces the protein MAFASTHAGPSEVLISRKTSSPFLAAMANAAASHVAEQDDVHNGSVFHPATVVFPPALSCAQAIGASGEDLLVAAVAGYEVDIRVGKFLGRSHYKVFHTTGTAGTLAAAAAVGRLLKLNPEQMLNAFGSAGTQSAGLWEFLRDAADSKQLHTAHAASTGLMSALSCKHSGFTGAQHILEGKQGLAAGMTSDSDPSKLVDRLGARWALAETSFKYYASCRHTHPAADALLQVILANQLLHRAILQK, from the coding sequence TGATTTCTCGCAAAACCTCTAGCCCTTTTTTGGCGGCAATGGCTAATGCCGCGGCATCACATGTTGCTGAACAAGATGACGTTCACAATGGTTCAGTTTTTCATCCCGCAACAGTTGTCTTTCCTCCGGCACTATCTTGTGCTCAGGCGATTGGCGCTTCTGGAGAAGATCTCTTGGTAGCTGCGGTTGCAGGATATGAAGTGGACATCCGTGTTGGTAAATTTTTAGGTCGTTCTCACTACAAGGTATTTCACACTACTGGTACTGCTGGCACTTTAGCGGCCGCTGCTGCTGTTGGCCGTCTTCTCAAACTAAACCCCGAGCAAATGCTAAATGCCTTTGGTTCTGCTGGCACTCAATCAGCGGGTCTTTGGGAGTTTCTTCGAGATGCTGCTGATTCTAAGCAACTGCATACCGCCCATGCGGCGTCTACTGGCTTAATGTCCGCCCTATCTTGCAAACACTCTGGATTTACTGGCGCACAGCACATTTTGGAAGGCAAGCAAGGCTTGGCAGCAGGCATGACTAGCGATAGCGATCCAAGCAAACTGGTTGATCGCCTAGGCGCTCGCTGGGCCTTAGCAGAAACTAGCTTTAAATATTACGCATCGTGCAGACATACCCACCCAGCAGCCGATGCCTTATTGCAAGTGATATTGGCAAACCAGCTCTTGCACCGAGCGATATTGCAAAAGTAG